A window of Armatimonadia bacterium contains these coding sequences:
- a CDS encoding sugar phosphate isomerase/epimerase, with protein sequence MNFATSVHALTEWGQPVKSFRQVLAEAAELGYSGIMLMHVPGQHALTAANPDPPGAMLDLAQSDLGFVREVVEEAGLTVACVYQGLMKVGDEAEMAGTIRGLTDLAKWGEALGTNIVLPNAGAAPQPQMPAAEKRELVERVARVLTEAVHASPAGTRIAPDIHYGGILETVADCEELFRLTTEPRVGIALNIGHMTTLHQEGWRLLEDHADRVPVVAWKDHLLQPPAGHTHPIYSVELGTGDSPFAEYARRLPADGGPHLHLITFEHVPLEQKKDSLGRSLQYLQKLWAQTH encoded by the coding sequence GTGAACTTCGCCACCAGCGTCCATGCCCTGACCGAGTGGGGCCAGCCCGTCAAGTCCTTCCGCCAGGTGCTCGCAGAGGCCGCCGAGCTGGGCTACTCGGGCATCATGCTGATGCACGTGCCCGGCCAGCATGCCCTGACCGCCGCGAACCCCGACCCGCCGGGTGCGATGCTCGACCTGGCGCAGTCGGACCTGGGCTTCGTACGGGAGGTCGTCGAGGAGGCTGGTCTCACCGTCGCCTGCGTCTACCAGGGGCTAATGAAGGTCGGCGACGAGGCAGAGATGGCAGGCACGATCCGTGGTCTCACTGACCTCGCGAAGTGGGGCGAGGCCCTCGGGACCAACATCGTGCTGCCCAATGCCGGAGCCGCACCACAGCCGCAGATGCCCGCGGCAGAGAAGCGGGAACTCGTCGAACGCGTGGCCAGGGTCCTCACCGAAGCCGTGCACGCATCGCCCGCAGGGACCAGGATTGCGCCGGACATCCACTACGGCGGCATCCTTGAGACGGTGGCCGACTGCGAGGAGCTGTTCCGCCTGACCACCGAGCCGCGAGTGGGCATTGCGCTGAACATCGGCCACATGACCACCCTCCATCAGGAGGGCTGGCGGCTGCTGGAGGACCACGCCGACCGCGTACCCGTGGTGGCGTGGAAGGACCATCTGCTGCAGCCTCCGGCCGGGCACACCCATCCGATCTACTCAGTCGAACTCGGCACCGGCGATTCGCCCTTTGCTGAGTATGCACGACGACTGCCGGCGGACGGTGGCCCGCACCTGCACCTGATCACCTTCGAGCACGTTCCGCTGGAGCAGAAGAAGGACTCCCTGGGCCGGAGCCTTCAGTACCTTCAGAAGCTCTGGGCCCAGACCCATTGA
- a CDS encoding metallophosphoesterase: MKRNRALPLLLIALWLALSCGAWAQLAPAPEGTFTVAVLPDTQNYSATQPDIYNTITRWIVDSKETQRIVFVAHTGDIVDKASDEAQWINARRAMDTIHGVIPYGLGVGNHDMRAADGDKTLFEKYFGKERYASFDWYGGSRDNNGNSYQLFSAEGMDFIVLHLECNAPDKVLEWASGVLEAHADRHAIIATHMWAGPLLQPKDNAGFLTDPKGRMQWKKCNGKLGNTPQQIYDKLVYPHAKVFLVLSGDQSRTQSMTITSTGAQGNTIHELMCDIREGYIRLLRFVPKESRLEVMTYSPTLGHTCPGTKIVPEPEKHQFTLRLDFGASAK; this comes from the coding sequence ATGAAGCGTAACAGAGCCCTGCCCCTGCTGCTGATTGCCCTTTGGCTTGCGCTGTCCTGCGGTGCCTGGGCGCAACTGGCACCGGCACCGGAAGGTACCTTCACGGTTGCTGTCCTGCCGGACACCCAGAACTACTCCGCGACCCAGCCGGATATATATAACACGATTACACGCTGGATCGTCGATAGCAAGGAGACTCAGCGCATCGTCTTCGTCGCCCACACGGGTGACATCGTGGACAAGGCATCAGACGAGGCACAGTGGATCAACGCTCGACGGGCGATGGATACGATCCACGGTGTGATCCCCTACGGCCTCGGGGTCGGCAACCATGACATGCGCGCGGCCGATGGCGACAAGACGCTCTTCGAGAAGTACTTCGGCAAGGAACGCTACGCGAGCTTCGACTGGTACGGCGGCAGCCGGGACAACAACGGCAACAGCTATCAACTGTTCAGCGCCGAGGGCATGGACTTCATCGTCCTGCACCTGGAGTGCAACGCGCCGGACAAGGTCCTGGAGTGGGCCTCCGGCGTTCTGGAGGCTCACGCAGATCGGCACGCCATCATCGCTACCCACATGTGGGCCGGGCCTCTGCTACAGCCGAAGGACAATGCCGGGTTCCTGACCGATCCCAAGGGACGCATGCAGTGGAAGAAGTGCAACGGCAAGCTGGGCAACACCCCGCAGCAGATCTACGACAAACTGGTGTATCCGCACGCGAAGGTGTTCCTCGTTCTGTCCGGCGACCAGAGCCGCACGCAGTCCATGACCATCACCTCCACCGGGGCGCAGGGGAACACGATCCATGAGTTGATGTGTGACATCCGTGAGGGCTACATACGTCTGCTGCGCTTTGTTCCGAAGGAGAGTCGCCTTGAGGTCATGACCTACAGCCCGACGCTGGGTCACACGTGCCCGGGGACCAAGATCGTGCCAGAGCCGGAGAAGCACCAGTTCACACTGCGGCTGGACTTTGGTGCGTCCGCCAAGTGA
- a CDS encoding Gfo/Idh/MocA family oxidoreductase: MASDQPLRLAYIGAGGFTKSFMYPQLRAHPVTLAAVCDLAEEKAQLASAQYGFERVYTDFRRMLDEVQPEAVICVGGPKVHYEVGRQVLQAGFPLYLQKSPAPSAEQTQELADLAAAAGVVCHVGFNLRQSEAVRQARQFMSEDFGPLTLAILRYGLVSGRTLEDAVMDQHCHAYDTLRHLAGEVEEVEVQVATVSGLRAYVVAARMVSGAVATLNFTSEQPAAQEFFYFEMTGSQGHVLYSHDFDLRCRRPGASETYLRRGVFTGDRLADLRWLGYVQDVASFLAAVRGDEPDLSPIADAVPTMRLCESVYRKLREQGAEQ; encoded by the coding sequence ATGGCATCTGACCAGCCCCTGCGTTTGGCCTATATCGGAGCCGGTGGCTTCACCAAGAGCTTCATGTACCCGCAGCTACGCGCTCATCCGGTTACTCTCGCGGCGGTCTGTGACCTGGCGGAGGAGAAGGCGCAACTGGCATCCGCCCAGTACGGCTTCGAGCGCGTCTACACCGACTTCCGCCGCATGCTCGATGAGGTGCAACCCGAAGCGGTGATCTGCGTCGGCGGCCCGAAGGTCCACTACGAGGTCGGTCGGCAGGTCCTCCAGGCCGGCTTCCCACTCTACCTCCAGAAGTCCCCGGCGCCTTCTGCCGAGCAGACCCAGGAACTTGCCGACCTCGCTGCTGCAGCGGGTGTCGTCTGCCATGTCGGCTTCAACCTGCGTCAGAGCGAGGCCGTCCGGCAAGCCCGGCAGTTCATGTCCGAGGACTTCGGTCCCCTGACCCTGGCGATCCTCCGCTACGGTCTTGTCTCGGGCCGGACGCTCGAGGACGCCGTGATGGACCAGCACTGCCATGCCTACGACACCCTTCGTCATCTGGCCGGTGAGGTCGAGGAGGTGGAAGTGCAGGTGGCCACCGTCTCAGGCCTGCGTGCCTATGTAGTAGCGGCTCGCATGGTTTCGGGGGCAGTGGCCACGCTCAACTTCACTTCCGAGCAGCCTGCGGCGCAGGAGTTCTTCTACTTCGAGATGACCGGCAGCCAGGGACACGTCCTGTACAGTCATGACTTCGACCTGCGCTGCCGCCGACCGGGCGCTTCCGAGACGTACCTGCGTCGCGGCGTCTTCACCGGCGACCGGCTGGCCGACCTACGCTGGCTGGGTTACGTCCAGGATGTCGCCAGCTTCCTCGCTGCAGTCCGCGGCGACGAGCCGGACCTGTCGCCCATCGCCGATGCCGTGCCCACCATGCGCCTGTGTGAGAGCGTGTACCGCAAACTCCGAGAGCAAGGGGCCGAACAGTGA
- a CDS encoding GDSL-type esterase/lipase family protein — protein sequence MRLTLSTLALLALLVVPCAAQTLLTGLEDISKWQATGGAVVERSTDAHEGAACAKVTMPGQLSGRILDNYPPAAFDTAQGVSFWAKGDGSREWGCIALFGDGSNRSYSYCYFFPLSSTEWRKYDVPWADWIPEGAFTAIGTPGGLPPSGVQWLRLGTRWTITFNNAQIAKHTYWVDEVRLEQSAPQPAAAPAPASLASVITKLRDKKPVHILCMGDSITAGTGLPDRDAQRYATLLQAQLRQRLGYNEVYAESRAVGGAKVTDARAWVNRDFQGPAPDLVTTLYGYNDKSNLFSAQQFADSLNDYYRRICAVTGGKTAILPLTTIPGAGPRFVMMDDFAQVVRDVAGSWHISYLDLGAAMKKIGREELLPYMGDMAHPNPSGHELMATVIADYLVQQVEAAK from the coding sequence ATGCGTTTGACTCTATCCACTCTGGCCCTTCTGGCGCTGCTCGTCGTCCCCTGCGCAGCCCAGACGCTCCTCACCGGACTCGAGGACATATCCAAGTGGCAGGCGACCGGCGGCGCCGTTGTCGAGAGGTCCACCGACGCCCATGAGGGCGCTGCCTGCGCCAAGGTCACCATGCCCGGACAGCTCAGCGGCAGGATCCTCGACAACTACCCGCCGGCGGCCTTTGATACCGCCCAGGGCGTCAGCTTCTGGGCGAAGGGCGACGGCTCCAGGGAGTGGGGCTGTATCGCCCTCTTCGGAGATGGCTCCAACAGGTCCTACTCCTACTGCTACTTCTTCCCCCTCAGTTCCACGGAGTGGCGCAAGTACGACGTCCCCTGGGCCGACTGGATTCCCGAAGGCGCTTTCACCGCCATCGGCACTCCCGGCGGTCTTCCGCCCAGTGGCGTCCAGTGGCTGCGGCTTGGCACTCGCTGGACCATCACCTTCAACAACGCCCAGATCGCGAAGCACACCTACTGGGTCGATGAGGTCCGCCTGGAGCAGAGCGCGCCACAGCCTGCAGCGGCACCCGCCCCGGCGTCTCTCGCAAGCGTCATCACCAAGCTCCGCGACAAGAAGCCCGTCCACATCCTGTGCATGGGCGACTCGATCACCGCCGGCACCGGCCTCCCTGACCGCGACGCTCAGCGCTATGCTACCTTGCTCCAGGCCCAGCTCCGCCAGCGCCTCGGCTACAATGAGGTCTATGCGGAGAGCCGTGCCGTCGGCGGCGCCAAGGTCACCGACGCCCGCGCCTGGGTCAATCGAGACTTCCAGGGACCAGCCCCAGACTTGGTGACCACCCTCTACGGCTACAACGACAAGAGCAACCTCTTCTCCGCCCAGCAGTTCGCCGACTCCCTCAACGACTACTACCGACGCATCTGTGCCGTCACCGGCGGCAAGACCGCCATCCTGCCGCTCACCACGATTCCCGGTGCCGGTCCGCGCTTTGTGATGATGGACGACTTCGCCCAGGTTGTGCGCGACGTGGCAGGCTCCTGGCATATCAGCTACCTCGATCTCGGCGCTGCCATGAAGAAGATCGGGCGCGAGGAGCTCCTGCCCTACATGGGCGACATGGCGCATCCGAATCCCTCCGGCCACGAGCTCATGGCGACGGTCATCGCCGACTACCTGGTCCAGCAGGTCGAAGCGGCCAAGTAG